One window of the Zea mays cultivar B73 chromosome 3, Zm-B73-REFERENCE-NAM-5.0, whole genome shotgun sequence genome contains the following:
- the LOC109944886 gene encoding phosphatidylinositol/phosphatidylcholine transfer protein SFH6 isoform X6: MSTTIDGLATSSQEGNAHNDEKKEYNSDEENSEGEMKPKRVSFKKRAVTVGYKFRHSLWRKSKMKNDNHVASIDDIRDGQELEIVERFRECLIDEGLLPEHHDDYHMMLRFLKARKFNIDKAKQMWSEMLRWRKEFGADDIEEFDYTELDEVVKYYPQLYHGVDKGGRPIYIELIGKVDTNKLVQITTIDRYVKYHVKEFERCLQMRFPACSIAAKRHIDSSTAILDVKGVGLKNFTKVARELIMRLQNINNNNYPETLQQLCIINAGQGFKMLWGTIKSFLDPETASKIHVLGNKYQTKLLEIIDDSELPEFLGGKCRCEEYGGCLKSNKGPWKDPEIVKKVINGEANYVRQVIAVSNINQKEVSCTEHSTEEKVNDASVESISEVEDVSSSTALMDHIISPNLTFVDESKFRGHASSSDAPPFIRGSIPVASEVVDACSNPRNSSMPSSSGSFSLRNIPATLGGLKTRIFKWPTVLILSLLAFLHSVLSVVIKRLSQQAITCDFQGYTGNGTLTSVLARLGELEEKVQAIEAKPPQVPFEKQELLHTFVNRVGVLEAELISMKKVLYETLVRQDELLAYIDQQRTAKFCKFCF; encoded by the exons ATGTCGACAACCATTGACGGGCTCGCGACGTCGA GTCAGGAGGGTAATGCACACAATGACGAAAAGAAAGAGTACAATTCTGATGAAGAGAACTCAGAAGGAGAAATGAAGCCCAAAAGGGTCTCTTTCAAGAAGAGAGCCGTTACTGTGGGGTATAAATTTAGGCATTCTTTATGGAGAAAGAGTAAAATGAAGAATGATAACCATGTAGCCTCAATAGATGACATAAGAGATGGTCAAGAGCTGGAGATTGTTGAAAGGTTCCGCGAGTGTTTAATCGACGAGGGCTTGTTGCCAGAACATCATGATGATTATCACATGATGTTGAG GTTCCTGAAAGCAAGGAAATTTAATATTGACAAAGCAAAGCAGATGTGGTCAGAGATGCTTAGATGGAGGAAGGAATTTGGTGCTGACGATATAGAG GAATTCGACTACACTGAATTAGATGAAGTTGTGAAGTACTATCCACAACTTTACCATGGTGTGGACAAAGGTGGAAGGCCTATTTACATAGAACTAATTGGGAAAGTTGATACCAACAAACTAGTGCAAATAACAACTATTGACCGTTATGTAAAATATCATGTGAAGGAGTTTGAGAGATGTCTCCAGATGAGGTTTCCAGCTTGTTCTATTGCTGCAAAAAGGCACATAGACTCATCTACTGCGATATTGGATGTGAAAGGCGTG ggCCTAAAGAACTTCACAAAAGTTGCAAGAGAGCTAATTATGCGGTTGCAGAATATCAACAATAACAACTATCCAGAG ACCTTACAGCAACTGTGCATCATAAATGCTGGCCAAGGCTTCAAGATGTTATGGGGTACAATAAAATCATTTCTTGATCCAGAAACTGCTTCAAAAATTCAT GTCCTTGGAAACAAGTACCAAACTAAATTACTTGAAATAATTGATGACAG TGAACTACCAGAATTTCTTGGTGGCAAGTGCAGATGTGAAGAGTATGGAGGTTGTCTGAAATCAAATAAAGGCCCTTGGAAGGACCCTGAAATTGTTAAG AAGGTTATCAATGGTGAGGCAAACTATGTTAGGCAAGTTATTGCTGTATCAAACATAAATCAAAAGGAAGTTAGTTGTACTGAACACTCAACT GAGGAAAAAGTCAACGATGCCTCTGTCGAATCTATTTCTGAGGTGGAAGATGTTTCTTCTTCAACGGCTTTAATGGATCACATCATAAGCCCTAATTTGACCTTTGTGGATGAG TCAAAATTTCGAGGACATGCTTCCTCATCAGATGCTCCTCCCTTTATTAGGGGTAGCATCCCTGTTGCTAGCGAGGTCGTGGATGCATGCTCCAATCCAAGAAACAGCTCGATGCCTTCCAGCTCAG GTTCTTTCTCCTTGAGAAATATACCGGCAACATTGGGAGGACTTAAAACTCGAATTTTCAAGTGGCCAACAGTCTTAATCCTGAGCTTGTTGGCATTCCTCCACTCTGTCCTAAGTGTAGTGATCAAAAGGCTATCACAACAGGCCATCACATGTGACTTCCAAGGATATACAGGAAATGGCACCCTTACATCTGTATTGGCACGGCTTGGTGAATTGGAGGAGAAGGTACAGGCAATTGAAGCAAAGCCACCCCAAGTGCCATTTGAAAAGCAGGAATTGTTGCATACTTTCGTTAACCGCGTGGGTGTGTTGGAAGCTGAACTAATTTCTATGAAGAAG GTCTTGTATGAGACATTGGTTCGGCAGGATGAGCTGCTTGCATATATTGACCAACAACGGACAGCCAAATTTTGT AAATTCTGCTTTTGA
- the LOC109944886 gene encoding phosphatidylinositol/phosphatidylcholine transfer protein SFH6 isoform X2, producing MSTTIDGLATSSQEGNAHNDEKKEYNSDEENSEGEMKPKRVSFKKRAVTVGYKFRHSLWRKSKMKNDNHVASIDDIRDGQELEIVERFRECLIDEGLLPEHHDDYHMMLRFLKARKFNIDKAKQMWSEMLRWRKEFGADDIEEFDYTELDEVVKYYPQLYHGVDKGGRPIYIELIGKVDTNKLVQITTIDRYVKYHVKEFERCLQMRFPACSIAAKRHIDSSTAILDVKGVGLKNFTKVARELIMRLQNINNNNYPETLQQLCIINAGQGFKMLWGTIKSFLDPETASKIHVLGNKYQTKLLEIIDDSELPEFLGGKCRCEEYGGCLKSNKGPWKDPEIVKVINGEANYVRQVIAVSNINQKEVSCTEHSTEEKVNDASVESISEVEDVSSSTALMDHIISPNLTFVDESKFRGHASSSDAPPFIRGSIPVASEVVDACSNPRNSSMPSSSGSFSLRNIPATLGGLKTRIFKWPTVLILSLLAFLHSVLSVVIKRLSQQAITCDFQGYTGNGTLTSVLARLGELEEKVQAIEAKPPQVPFEKQELLHTFVNRVGVLEAELISMKKVLYETLVRQDELLAYIDQQRTAKFCSMVPSTKFHICASIVCSGRNSAFELCWSIGHLFSSIRRWHATIVDAEYLRISSYFVAV from the exons ATGTCGACAACCATTGACGGGCTCGCGACGTCGA GTCAGGAGGGTAATGCACACAATGACGAAAAGAAAGAGTACAATTCTGATGAAGAGAACTCAGAAGGAGAAATGAAGCCCAAAAGGGTCTCTTTCAAGAAGAGAGCCGTTACTGTGGGGTATAAATTTAGGCATTCTTTATGGAGAAAGAGTAAAATGAAGAATGATAACCATGTAGCCTCAATAGATGACATAAGAGATGGTCAAGAGCTGGAGATTGTTGAAAGGTTCCGCGAGTGTTTAATCGACGAGGGCTTGTTGCCAGAACATCATGATGATTATCACATGATGTTGAG GTTCCTGAAAGCAAGGAAATTTAATATTGACAAAGCAAAGCAGATGTGGTCAGAGATGCTTAGATGGAGGAAGGAATTTGGTGCTGACGATATAGAG GAATTCGACTACACTGAATTAGATGAAGTTGTGAAGTACTATCCACAACTTTACCATGGTGTGGACAAAGGTGGAAGGCCTATTTACATAGAACTAATTGGGAAAGTTGATACCAACAAACTAGTGCAAATAACAACTATTGACCGTTATGTAAAATATCATGTGAAGGAGTTTGAGAGATGTCTCCAGATGAGGTTTCCAGCTTGTTCTATTGCTGCAAAAAGGCACATAGACTCATCTACTGCGATATTGGATGTGAAAGGCGTG ggCCTAAAGAACTTCACAAAAGTTGCAAGAGAGCTAATTATGCGGTTGCAGAATATCAACAATAACAACTATCCAGAG ACCTTACAGCAACTGTGCATCATAAATGCTGGCCAAGGCTTCAAGATGTTATGGGGTACAATAAAATCATTTCTTGATCCAGAAACTGCTTCAAAAATTCAT GTCCTTGGAAACAAGTACCAAACTAAATTACTTGAAATAATTGATGACAG TGAACTACCAGAATTTCTTGGTGGCAAGTGCAGATGTGAAGAGTATGGAGGTTGTCTGAAATCAAATAAAGGCCCTTGGAAGGACCCTGAAATTGTTAAG GTTATCAATGGTGAGGCAAACTATGTTAGGCAAGTTATTGCTGTATCAAACATAAATCAAAAGGAAGTTAGTTGTACTGAACACTCAACT GAGGAAAAAGTCAACGATGCCTCTGTCGAATCTATTTCTGAGGTGGAAGATGTTTCTTCTTCAACGGCTTTAATGGATCACATCATAAGCCCTAATTTGACCTTTGTGGATGAG TCAAAATTTCGAGGACATGCTTCCTCATCAGATGCTCCTCCCTTTATTAGGGGTAGCATCCCTGTTGCTAGCGAGGTCGTGGATGCATGCTCCAATCCAAGAAACAGCTCGATGCCTTCCAGCTCAG GTTCTTTCTCCTTGAGAAATATACCGGCAACATTGGGAGGACTTAAAACTCGAATTTTCAAGTGGCCAACAGTCTTAATCCTGAGCTTGTTGGCATTCCTCCACTCTGTCCTAAGTGTAGTGATCAAAAGGCTATCACAACAGGCCATCACATGTGACTTCCAAGGATATACAGGAAATGGCACCCTTACATCTGTATTGGCACGGCTTGGTGAATTGGAGGAGAAGGTACAGGCAATTGAAGCAAAGCCACCCCAAGTGCCATTTGAAAAGCAGGAATTGTTGCATACTTTCGTTAACCGCGTGGGTGTGTTGGAAGCTGAACTAATTTCTATGAAGAAG GTCTTGTATGAGACATTGGTTCGGCAGGATGAGCTGCTTGCATATATTGACCAACAACGGACAGCCAAATTTTGT TCAATGGTACCAAGTACGAAATTTCATATTTGTGCATCCATCGTTTGTAGCGGCAGAAATTCTGCTTTTGAGTTGTGCTGGAGTATCGGCCACCTATTTTCTTCTATTCGGAGATGGCATGCTACTATTGTGGACGCAGAATACTTGCGAATATCTTCATATTTTGTTGCGGTGTAA
- the LOC109944886 gene encoding phosphatidylinositol/phosphatidylcholine transfer protein SFH6 isoform X5 yields MSTTIDGLATSSQEGNAHNDEKKEYNSDEENSEGEMKPKRVSFKKRAVTVGYKFRHSLWRKSKMKNDNHVASIDDIRDGQELEIVERFRECLIDEGLLPEHHDDYHMMLRFLKARKFNIDKAKQMWSEMLRWRKEFGADDIEEFDYTELDEVVKYYPQLYHGVDKGGRPIYIELIGKVDTNKLVQITTIDRYVKYHVKEFERCLQMRFPACSIAAKRHIDSSTAILDVKGVGLKNFTKVARELIMRLQNINNNNYPETLQQLCIINAGQGFKMLWGTIKSFLDPETASKIHVLGNKYQTKLLEIIDDSELPEFLGGKCRCEEYGGCLKSNKGPWKDPEIVKVINGEANYVRQVIAVSNINQKEVSCTEHSTEEKVNDASVESISEVEDVSSSTALMDHIISPNLTFVDESKFRGHASSSDAPPFIRGSIPVASEVVDACSNPRNSSMPSSSGSFSLRNIPATLGGLKTRIFKWPTVLILSLLAFLHSVLSVVIKRLSQQAITCDFQGYTGNGTLTSVLARLGELEEKVQAIEAKPPQVPFEKQELLHTFVNRVGVLEAELISMKKVLYETLVRQDELLAYIDQQRTAKFCRQKFCF; encoded by the exons ATGTCGACAACCATTGACGGGCTCGCGACGTCGA GTCAGGAGGGTAATGCACACAATGACGAAAAGAAAGAGTACAATTCTGATGAAGAGAACTCAGAAGGAGAAATGAAGCCCAAAAGGGTCTCTTTCAAGAAGAGAGCCGTTACTGTGGGGTATAAATTTAGGCATTCTTTATGGAGAAAGAGTAAAATGAAGAATGATAACCATGTAGCCTCAATAGATGACATAAGAGATGGTCAAGAGCTGGAGATTGTTGAAAGGTTCCGCGAGTGTTTAATCGACGAGGGCTTGTTGCCAGAACATCATGATGATTATCACATGATGTTGAG GTTCCTGAAAGCAAGGAAATTTAATATTGACAAAGCAAAGCAGATGTGGTCAGAGATGCTTAGATGGAGGAAGGAATTTGGTGCTGACGATATAGAG GAATTCGACTACACTGAATTAGATGAAGTTGTGAAGTACTATCCACAACTTTACCATGGTGTGGACAAAGGTGGAAGGCCTATTTACATAGAACTAATTGGGAAAGTTGATACCAACAAACTAGTGCAAATAACAACTATTGACCGTTATGTAAAATATCATGTGAAGGAGTTTGAGAGATGTCTCCAGATGAGGTTTCCAGCTTGTTCTATTGCTGCAAAAAGGCACATAGACTCATCTACTGCGATATTGGATGTGAAAGGCGTG ggCCTAAAGAACTTCACAAAAGTTGCAAGAGAGCTAATTATGCGGTTGCAGAATATCAACAATAACAACTATCCAGAG ACCTTACAGCAACTGTGCATCATAAATGCTGGCCAAGGCTTCAAGATGTTATGGGGTACAATAAAATCATTTCTTGATCCAGAAACTGCTTCAAAAATTCAT GTCCTTGGAAACAAGTACCAAACTAAATTACTTGAAATAATTGATGACAG TGAACTACCAGAATTTCTTGGTGGCAAGTGCAGATGTGAAGAGTATGGAGGTTGTCTGAAATCAAATAAAGGCCCTTGGAAGGACCCTGAAATTGTTAAG GTTATCAATGGTGAGGCAAACTATGTTAGGCAAGTTATTGCTGTATCAAACATAAATCAAAAGGAAGTTAGTTGTACTGAACACTCAACT GAGGAAAAAGTCAACGATGCCTCTGTCGAATCTATTTCTGAGGTGGAAGATGTTTCTTCTTCAACGGCTTTAATGGATCACATCATAAGCCCTAATTTGACCTTTGTGGATGAG TCAAAATTTCGAGGACATGCTTCCTCATCAGATGCTCCTCCCTTTATTAGGGGTAGCATCCCTGTTGCTAGCGAGGTCGTGGATGCATGCTCCAATCCAAGAAACAGCTCGATGCCTTCCAGCTCAG GTTCTTTCTCCTTGAGAAATATACCGGCAACATTGGGAGGACTTAAAACTCGAATTTTCAAGTGGCCAACAGTCTTAATCCTGAGCTTGTTGGCATTCCTCCACTCTGTCCTAAGTGTAGTGATCAAAAGGCTATCACAACAGGCCATCACATGTGACTTCCAAGGATATACAGGAAATGGCACCCTTACATCTGTATTGGCACGGCTTGGTGAATTGGAGGAGAAGGTACAGGCAATTGAAGCAAAGCCACCCCAAGTGCCATTTGAAAAGCAGGAATTGTTGCATACTTTCGTTAACCGCGTGGGTGTGTTGGAAGCTGAACTAATTTCTATGAAGAAG GTCTTGTATGAGACATTGGTTCGGCAGGATGAGCTGCTTGCATATATTGACCAACAACGGACAGCCAAATTTTGT CGGCAGAAATTCTGCTTTTGA
- the LOC109944886 gene encoding phosphatidylinositol/phosphatidylcholine transfer protein SFH6 isoform X1, with protein MSTTIDGLATSSQEGNAHNDEKKEYNSDEENSEGEMKPKRVSFKKRAVTVGYKFRHSLWRKSKMKNDNHVASIDDIRDGQELEIVERFRECLIDEGLLPEHHDDYHMMLRFLKARKFNIDKAKQMWSEMLRWRKEFGADDIEEFDYTELDEVVKYYPQLYHGVDKGGRPIYIELIGKVDTNKLVQITTIDRYVKYHVKEFERCLQMRFPACSIAAKRHIDSSTAILDVKGVGLKNFTKVARELIMRLQNINNNNYPETLQQLCIINAGQGFKMLWGTIKSFLDPETASKIHVLGNKYQTKLLEIIDDSELPEFLGGKCRCEEYGGCLKSNKGPWKDPEIVKKVINGEANYVRQVIAVSNINQKEVSCTEHSTEEKVNDASVESISEVEDVSSSTALMDHIISPNLTFVDESKFRGHASSSDAPPFIRGSIPVASEVVDACSNPRNSSMPSSSGSFSLRNIPATLGGLKTRIFKWPTVLILSLLAFLHSVLSVVIKRLSQQAITCDFQGYTGNGTLTSVLARLGELEEKVQAIEAKPPQVPFEKQELLHTFVNRVGVLEAELISMKKVLYETLVRQDELLAYIDQQRTAKFCSMVPSTKFHICASIVCSGRNSAFELCWSIGHLFSSIRRWHATIVDAEYLRISSYFVAV; from the exons ATGTCGACAACCATTGACGGGCTCGCGACGTCGA GTCAGGAGGGTAATGCACACAATGACGAAAAGAAAGAGTACAATTCTGATGAAGAGAACTCAGAAGGAGAAATGAAGCCCAAAAGGGTCTCTTTCAAGAAGAGAGCCGTTACTGTGGGGTATAAATTTAGGCATTCTTTATGGAGAAAGAGTAAAATGAAGAATGATAACCATGTAGCCTCAATAGATGACATAAGAGATGGTCAAGAGCTGGAGATTGTTGAAAGGTTCCGCGAGTGTTTAATCGACGAGGGCTTGTTGCCAGAACATCATGATGATTATCACATGATGTTGAG GTTCCTGAAAGCAAGGAAATTTAATATTGACAAAGCAAAGCAGATGTGGTCAGAGATGCTTAGATGGAGGAAGGAATTTGGTGCTGACGATATAGAG GAATTCGACTACACTGAATTAGATGAAGTTGTGAAGTACTATCCACAACTTTACCATGGTGTGGACAAAGGTGGAAGGCCTATTTACATAGAACTAATTGGGAAAGTTGATACCAACAAACTAGTGCAAATAACAACTATTGACCGTTATGTAAAATATCATGTGAAGGAGTTTGAGAGATGTCTCCAGATGAGGTTTCCAGCTTGTTCTATTGCTGCAAAAAGGCACATAGACTCATCTACTGCGATATTGGATGTGAAAGGCGTG ggCCTAAAGAACTTCACAAAAGTTGCAAGAGAGCTAATTATGCGGTTGCAGAATATCAACAATAACAACTATCCAGAG ACCTTACAGCAACTGTGCATCATAAATGCTGGCCAAGGCTTCAAGATGTTATGGGGTACAATAAAATCATTTCTTGATCCAGAAACTGCTTCAAAAATTCAT GTCCTTGGAAACAAGTACCAAACTAAATTACTTGAAATAATTGATGACAG TGAACTACCAGAATTTCTTGGTGGCAAGTGCAGATGTGAAGAGTATGGAGGTTGTCTGAAATCAAATAAAGGCCCTTGGAAGGACCCTGAAATTGTTAAG AAGGTTATCAATGGTGAGGCAAACTATGTTAGGCAAGTTATTGCTGTATCAAACATAAATCAAAAGGAAGTTAGTTGTACTGAACACTCAACT GAGGAAAAAGTCAACGATGCCTCTGTCGAATCTATTTCTGAGGTGGAAGATGTTTCTTCTTCAACGGCTTTAATGGATCACATCATAAGCCCTAATTTGACCTTTGTGGATGAG TCAAAATTTCGAGGACATGCTTCCTCATCAGATGCTCCTCCCTTTATTAGGGGTAGCATCCCTGTTGCTAGCGAGGTCGTGGATGCATGCTCCAATCCAAGAAACAGCTCGATGCCTTCCAGCTCAG GTTCTTTCTCCTTGAGAAATATACCGGCAACATTGGGAGGACTTAAAACTCGAATTTTCAAGTGGCCAACAGTCTTAATCCTGAGCTTGTTGGCATTCCTCCACTCTGTCCTAAGTGTAGTGATCAAAAGGCTATCACAACAGGCCATCACATGTGACTTCCAAGGATATACAGGAAATGGCACCCTTACATCTGTATTGGCACGGCTTGGTGAATTGGAGGAGAAGGTACAGGCAATTGAAGCAAAGCCACCCCAAGTGCCATTTGAAAAGCAGGAATTGTTGCATACTTTCGTTAACCGCGTGGGTGTGTTGGAAGCTGAACTAATTTCTATGAAGAAG GTCTTGTATGAGACATTGGTTCGGCAGGATGAGCTGCTTGCATATATTGACCAACAACGGACAGCCAAATTTTGT TCAATGGTACCAAGTACGAAATTTCATATTTGTGCATCCATCGTTTGTAGCGGCAGAAATTCTGCTTTTGAGTTGTGCTGGAGTATCGGCCACCTATTTTCTTCTATTCGGAGATGGCATGCTACTATTGTGGACGCAGAATACTTGCGAATATCTTCATATTTTGTTGCGGTGTAA
- the LOC109944886 gene encoding phosphatidylinositol/phosphatidylcholine transfer protein SFH6 isoform X7, with protein MSTTIDGLATSSQEGNAHNDEKKEYNSDEENSEGEMKPKRVSFKKRAVTVGYKFRHSLWRKSKMKNDNHVASIDDIRDGQELEIVERFRECLIDEGLLPEHHDDYHMMLRFLKARKFNIDKAKQMWSEMLRWRKEFGADDIEEFDYTELDEVVKYYPQLYHGVDKGGRPIYIELIGKVDTNKLVQITTIDRYVKYHVKEFERCLQMRFPACSIAAKRHIDSSTAILDVKGVGLKNFTKVARELIMRLQNINNNNYPETLQQLCIINAGQGFKMLWGTIKSFLDPETASKIHVLGNKYQTKLLEIIDDSELPEFLGGKCRCEEYGGCLKSNKGPWKDPEIVKEEKVNDASVESISEVEDVSSSTALMDHIISPNLTFVDESKFRGHASSSDAPPFIRGSIPVASEVVDACSNPRNSSMPSSSGSFSLRNIPATLGGLKTRIFKWPTVLILSLLAFLHSVLSVVIKRLSQQAITCDFQGYTGNGTLTSVLARLGELEEKVQAIEAKPPQVPFEKQELLHTFVNRVGVLEAELISMKKVLYETLVRQDELLAYIDQQRTAKFCRQKFCF; from the exons ATGTCGACAACCATTGACGGGCTCGCGACGTCGA GTCAGGAGGGTAATGCACACAATGACGAAAAGAAAGAGTACAATTCTGATGAAGAGAACTCAGAAGGAGAAATGAAGCCCAAAAGGGTCTCTTTCAAGAAGAGAGCCGTTACTGTGGGGTATAAATTTAGGCATTCTTTATGGAGAAAGAGTAAAATGAAGAATGATAACCATGTAGCCTCAATAGATGACATAAGAGATGGTCAAGAGCTGGAGATTGTTGAAAGGTTCCGCGAGTGTTTAATCGACGAGGGCTTGTTGCCAGAACATCATGATGATTATCACATGATGTTGAG GTTCCTGAAAGCAAGGAAATTTAATATTGACAAAGCAAAGCAGATGTGGTCAGAGATGCTTAGATGGAGGAAGGAATTTGGTGCTGACGATATAGAG GAATTCGACTACACTGAATTAGATGAAGTTGTGAAGTACTATCCACAACTTTACCATGGTGTGGACAAAGGTGGAAGGCCTATTTACATAGAACTAATTGGGAAAGTTGATACCAACAAACTAGTGCAAATAACAACTATTGACCGTTATGTAAAATATCATGTGAAGGAGTTTGAGAGATGTCTCCAGATGAGGTTTCCAGCTTGTTCTATTGCTGCAAAAAGGCACATAGACTCATCTACTGCGATATTGGATGTGAAAGGCGTG ggCCTAAAGAACTTCACAAAAGTTGCAAGAGAGCTAATTATGCGGTTGCAGAATATCAACAATAACAACTATCCAGAG ACCTTACAGCAACTGTGCATCATAAATGCTGGCCAAGGCTTCAAGATGTTATGGGGTACAATAAAATCATTTCTTGATCCAGAAACTGCTTCAAAAATTCAT GTCCTTGGAAACAAGTACCAAACTAAATTACTTGAAATAATTGATGACAG TGAACTACCAGAATTTCTTGGTGGCAAGTGCAGATGTGAAGAGTATGGAGGTTGTCTGAAATCAAATAAAGGCCCTTGGAAGGACCCTGAAATTGTTAAG GAGGAAAAAGTCAACGATGCCTCTGTCGAATCTATTTCTGAGGTGGAAGATGTTTCTTCTTCAACGGCTTTAATGGATCACATCATAAGCCCTAATTTGACCTTTGTGGATGAG TCAAAATTTCGAGGACATGCTTCCTCATCAGATGCTCCTCCCTTTATTAGGGGTAGCATCCCTGTTGCTAGCGAGGTCGTGGATGCATGCTCCAATCCAAGAAACAGCTCGATGCCTTCCAGCTCAG GTTCTTTCTCCTTGAGAAATATACCGGCAACATTGGGAGGACTTAAAACTCGAATTTTCAAGTGGCCAACAGTCTTAATCCTGAGCTTGTTGGCATTCCTCCACTCTGTCCTAAGTGTAGTGATCAAAAGGCTATCACAACAGGCCATCACATGTGACTTCCAAGGATATACAGGAAATGGCACCCTTACATCTGTATTGGCACGGCTTGGTGAATTGGAGGAGAAGGTACAGGCAATTGAAGCAAAGCCACCCCAAGTGCCATTTGAAAAGCAGGAATTGTTGCATACTTTCGTTAACCGCGTGGGTGTGTTGGAAGCTGAACTAATTTCTATGAAGAAG GTCTTGTATGAGACATTGGTTCGGCAGGATGAGCTGCTTGCATATATTGACCAACAACGGACAGCCAAATTTTGT CGGCAGAAATTCTGCTTTTGA